Proteins encoded by one window of Vitis vinifera cultivar Pinot Noir 40024 chromosome 10, ASM3070453v1:
- the LOC100264084 gene encoding transcription factor GTE9 isoform X1 yields MDAIGKILPNRKLKIKFAAKKVEAEPVTLSCEFGNDISLTDESVHEAKSSIAGTKKRGTPGITDVPKAKRQKMDRSTTLQCTSILKKLMTHPAGWVFNQPVDPVALNIPDYFSIISKPMDLGTIKSKLEKNMYLATEEFAADVRLTFANAMLYNPPSNNVHQMAKKLNDLFNTRWKTVDTNWSESSKVDPGKILSGGRGKTINSSRQKCSTTPSLHANSMSFEDKQKLRKELMEVSRGKMPPYLGGFLRRHGMTCQNIETMEVNIDKFDEETLLELRRVMKISCDARTEKVECTKTAENCRTKSSGKDLDKGTDRNNAHACGSGNTKLPLSLQNDSNNGSSSDLSTERSFVKDYRACSSDASEPNCQVKNTISRISKSDPDSDGAVSAVDDENICTSSHPMTPTTAAAPGEGWITPIFDVQLSPKKALRAAMLKSRFADTILKAQQKTLLDHGNKADRVKMQQKKERLEKKQLEEKGRLEAQVRAAEAASRMKAETESKLQREKEREAARVALQKMARTVEFENNVQIVKELEKLSGCVLTYQYYRQRDSKVQLRAFNFGNPLERLGLYIKDDFFVDEDEKIILNEDGEEGEILY; encoded by the exons ATGGATGCTATTGGAAAGATATTACCGAATCGGAAGTTGAAGATCAAATTTGCAGCTAAAAAAGTTGAAGCTGAACCTGTGACACTATCATGTGAGTTTGGGAATGATATTTCACTCACTGATGAATCTGTTCATG AAGCAAAATCTTCTATTGCAGGCACAAAGAAGCGTGGCACACCGGGCATTACAGATGTTCCAAAGGCGAAGAGGCAGAAGATGGATCGTAGTACGACACTGCAGTGTACTTCCATTCTGAAAAAACTGATGACTCATCCAGCTGGTTGGGTTTTCAATCAACCAGTGGATCCCGTGGCATTGAATATCCCAGACTACTTTTCTATTATATCTAAACCAATGGATTTGGGAACAATAAAGTCCAAACTGGAGAAAAATATGTACCTTGCTACTGAAGAATTTGCAGCTGATGTCAGGCTAACTTTTGCCAATGCCATGCTATATAATCCTCCTTCTAATAATGTTCATCAGATGGCAAAGAAACTAAATGACCTTTTTAATACAAGATGGAAAACTGTGGACACAAACTGGTCTGAAAGCTCAAAGGTTGATCCAGGGAAAATATTAAGTGGAGGTAGAGGAAAAACAATCAATAGTTCAAGGCAGAAATGTAGCACAACACCTTCCTTGCATGCCAATTCAATGTCATTTGAGGACAAGCAAAAGCTGAGAAAAGAGCTCATGGAAGTGTCAAGGGGAAAGATGCCACCCTACTTGGGTGGTTTTCTTCGAAGACATGGCATGACCTGCCAAAATATAGAAACAATGGAGGTGAACATTGATAAATTTGATGAAGAAACTTTATTGGAGCTGAGAAGAGTGATGAAGATCTCATGCGATGCAAGAACTGAAAAG GTAGAGTGCACTAAAACAGCAGAAAATTGCAGAACCAAATCATCTGGGAAAGACCTAGACAAAG GCACTGATAGAAACAATGCTCATGCTTGTGGTTCTGGGAATACCAAGTTGCCATTGAGCCTTCAGAATGATTCAAACAATGGATCCTCAAGTG ATCTATCTACAGAGAGATCATTCGTTAAAGATTATCGTGCATGTTCAAGTGATGCTTCTGAACCG aaTTGTCAGGTGAAAAACACAATATCACGGATTAGCAAATCAGATCCAGATTCTGATG GTGCAGTAAGTGCAGTGGATGATGAAAACATCTGTACTAGTTCTCACCCTATGACTCCTACTACAGCAGCTGCTCCCGGTGAAG GATGGATAACTCCAATTTTTGATGTCCAACTATCACCGAAGAAAGCTCTCCGTGCGGCAATGCTAAAAAGCCGTTTTGCAGACACTATCTTGAAAGCACAACAGAAGACACTTCTTGACCAT GGTAATAAAGCTGATCGAGTGAAAATGCAACAGAAAAAGGAAAGACTAGAAAAGAAACAGCTTGAAG AGAAAGGTAGACTTGAAGCTCAAGTCAGAGCTGCTGAAGCTGCCTCACGAATGAAGGCAGAGACTGAATCCAAACTGCAGCGGGAAAAAGAAAGGGAAGCTGCACGAGTTGCATTGCAGAAG ATGGCAAGGACTGTTGAGTTCGAGAATAATGTGCAGATTGTAAAAGAGCTTGAGAAGCTCAGTGGTTGTGTCCTCACTTACCAGTATTATCGTCAGAGAGACTCCAAAGTGCAATTGAGGGCTTTCAACTTTGGAAATCCGTTAGAGCGATTGGGTTTGTATATAAAGGATGACTTCTTCGttgatgaagatgaaaagataattttgaaTGAAGATGGGGAGGAGGGAGAGATTCTTTATTAG
- the LOC100264084 gene encoding transcription factor GTE9 isoform X2 has translation MDAIGKILPNRKLKIKFAAKKVEAEPVTLSCEFGNDISLTDESVHEAKSSIAGTKKRGTPGITDVPKAKRQKMDRSTTLQCTSILKKLMTHPAGWVFNQPVDPVALNIPDYFSIISKPMDLGTIKSKLEKNMYLATEEFAADVRLTFANAMLYNPPSNNVHQMAKKLNDLFNTRWKTVDTNWSESSKVDPGKILSGGRGKTINSSRQKCSTTPSLHANSMSFEDKQKLRKELMEVSRGKMPPYLGGFLRRHGMTCQNIETMEVNIDKFDEETLLELRRVMKISCDARTEKVECTKTAENCRTKSSGKDLDKGTDRNNAHACGSGNTKLPLSLQNDSNNGSSSDLSTERSFVKDYRACSSDASEPNCQVKNTISRISKSDPDSDVSAVDDENICTSSHPMTPTTAAAPGEGWITPIFDVQLSPKKALRAAMLKSRFADTILKAQQKTLLDHGNKADRVKMQQKKERLEKKQLEEKGRLEAQVRAAEAASRMKAETESKLQREKEREAARVALQKMARTVEFENNVQIVKELEKLSGCVLTYQYYRQRDSKVQLRAFNFGNPLERLGLYIKDDFFVDEDEKIILNEDGEEGEILY, from the exons ATGGATGCTATTGGAAAGATATTACCGAATCGGAAGTTGAAGATCAAATTTGCAGCTAAAAAAGTTGAAGCTGAACCTGTGACACTATCATGTGAGTTTGGGAATGATATTTCACTCACTGATGAATCTGTTCATG AAGCAAAATCTTCTATTGCAGGCACAAAGAAGCGTGGCACACCGGGCATTACAGATGTTCCAAAGGCGAAGAGGCAGAAGATGGATCGTAGTACGACACTGCAGTGTACTTCCATTCTGAAAAAACTGATGACTCATCCAGCTGGTTGGGTTTTCAATCAACCAGTGGATCCCGTGGCATTGAATATCCCAGACTACTTTTCTATTATATCTAAACCAATGGATTTGGGAACAATAAAGTCCAAACTGGAGAAAAATATGTACCTTGCTACTGAAGAATTTGCAGCTGATGTCAGGCTAACTTTTGCCAATGCCATGCTATATAATCCTCCTTCTAATAATGTTCATCAGATGGCAAAGAAACTAAATGACCTTTTTAATACAAGATGGAAAACTGTGGACACAAACTGGTCTGAAAGCTCAAAGGTTGATCCAGGGAAAATATTAAGTGGAGGTAGAGGAAAAACAATCAATAGTTCAAGGCAGAAATGTAGCACAACACCTTCCTTGCATGCCAATTCAATGTCATTTGAGGACAAGCAAAAGCTGAGAAAAGAGCTCATGGAAGTGTCAAGGGGAAAGATGCCACCCTACTTGGGTGGTTTTCTTCGAAGACATGGCATGACCTGCCAAAATATAGAAACAATGGAGGTGAACATTGATAAATTTGATGAAGAAACTTTATTGGAGCTGAGAAGAGTGATGAAGATCTCATGCGATGCAAGAACTGAAAAG GTAGAGTGCACTAAAACAGCAGAAAATTGCAGAACCAAATCATCTGGGAAAGACCTAGACAAAG GCACTGATAGAAACAATGCTCATGCTTGTGGTTCTGGGAATACCAAGTTGCCATTGAGCCTTCAGAATGATTCAAACAATGGATCCTCAAGTG ATCTATCTACAGAGAGATCATTCGTTAAAGATTATCGTGCATGTTCAAGTGATGCTTCTGAACCG aaTTGTCAGGTGAAAAACACAATATCACGGATTAGCAAATCAGATCCAGATTCTGATG TAAGTGCAGTGGATGATGAAAACATCTGTACTAGTTCTCACCCTATGACTCCTACTACAGCAGCTGCTCCCGGTGAAG GATGGATAACTCCAATTTTTGATGTCCAACTATCACCGAAGAAAGCTCTCCGTGCGGCAATGCTAAAAAGCCGTTTTGCAGACACTATCTTGAAAGCACAACAGAAGACACTTCTTGACCAT GGTAATAAAGCTGATCGAGTGAAAATGCAACAGAAAAAGGAAAGACTAGAAAAGAAACAGCTTGAAG AGAAAGGTAGACTTGAAGCTCAAGTCAGAGCTGCTGAAGCTGCCTCACGAATGAAGGCAGAGACTGAATCCAAACTGCAGCGGGAAAAAGAAAGGGAAGCTGCACGAGTTGCATTGCAGAAG ATGGCAAGGACTGTTGAGTTCGAGAATAATGTGCAGATTGTAAAAGAGCTTGAGAAGCTCAGTGGTTGTGTCCTCACTTACCAGTATTATCGTCAGAGAGACTCCAAAGTGCAATTGAGGGCTTTCAACTTTGGAAATCCGTTAGAGCGATTGGGTTTGTATATAAAGGATGACTTCTTCGttgatgaagatgaaaagataattttgaaTGAAGATGGGGAGGAGGGAGAGATTCTTTATTAG
- the LOC100264084 gene encoding transcription factor GTE9 isoform X7: MDAIGKILPNRKLKIKFAAKKVEAEPVTLSCEFGNDISLTDESVHGTKKRGTPGITDVPKAKRQKMDRSTTLQCTSILKKLMTHPAGWVFNQPVDPVALNIPDYFSIISKPMDLGTIKSKLEKNMYLATEEFAADVRLTFANAMLYNPPSNNVHQMAKKLNDLFNTRWKTVDTNWSESSKVDPGKILSGGRGKTINSSRQKCSTTPSLHANSMSFEDKQKLRKELMEVSRGKMPPYLGGFLRRHGMTCQNIETMEVNIDKFDEETLLELRRVMKISCDARTEKVECTKTAENCRTKSSGKDLDKGTDRNNAHACGSGNTKLPLSLQNDSNNGSSSDLSTERSFVKDYRACSSDASEPVKNTISRISKSDPDSDVSAVDDENICTSSHPMTPTTAAAPGEGWITPIFDVQLSPKKALRAAMLKSRFADTILKAQQKTLLDHGNKADRVKMQQKKERLEKKQLEEKGRLEAQVRAAEAASRMKAETESKLQREKEREAARVALQKMARTVEFENNVQIVKELEKLSGCVLTYQYYRQRDSKVQLRAFNFGNPLERLGLYIKDDFFVDEDEKIILNEDGEEGEILY; encoded by the exons ATGGATGCTATTGGAAAGATATTACCGAATCGGAAGTTGAAGATCAAATTTGCAGCTAAAAAAGTTGAAGCTGAACCTGTGACACTATCATGTGAGTTTGGGAATGATATTTCACTCACTGATGAATCTGTTCATG GCACAAAGAAGCGTGGCACACCGGGCATTACAGATGTTCCAAAGGCGAAGAGGCAGAAGATGGATCGTAGTACGACACTGCAGTGTACTTCCATTCTGAAAAAACTGATGACTCATCCAGCTGGTTGGGTTTTCAATCAACCAGTGGATCCCGTGGCATTGAATATCCCAGACTACTTTTCTATTATATCTAAACCAATGGATTTGGGAACAATAAAGTCCAAACTGGAGAAAAATATGTACCTTGCTACTGAAGAATTTGCAGCTGATGTCAGGCTAACTTTTGCCAATGCCATGCTATATAATCCTCCTTCTAATAATGTTCATCAGATGGCAAAGAAACTAAATGACCTTTTTAATACAAGATGGAAAACTGTGGACACAAACTGGTCTGAAAGCTCAAAGGTTGATCCAGGGAAAATATTAAGTGGAGGTAGAGGAAAAACAATCAATAGTTCAAGGCAGAAATGTAGCACAACACCTTCCTTGCATGCCAATTCAATGTCATTTGAGGACAAGCAAAAGCTGAGAAAAGAGCTCATGGAAGTGTCAAGGGGAAAGATGCCACCCTACTTGGGTGGTTTTCTTCGAAGACATGGCATGACCTGCCAAAATATAGAAACAATGGAGGTGAACATTGATAAATTTGATGAAGAAACTTTATTGGAGCTGAGAAGAGTGATGAAGATCTCATGCGATGCAAGAACTGAAAAG GTAGAGTGCACTAAAACAGCAGAAAATTGCAGAACCAAATCATCTGGGAAAGACCTAGACAAAG GCACTGATAGAAACAATGCTCATGCTTGTGGTTCTGGGAATACCAAGTTGCCATTGAGCCTTCAGAATGATTCAAACAATGGATCCTCAAGTG ATCTATCTACAGAGAGATCATTCGTTAAAGATTATCGTGCATGTTCAAGTGATGCTTCTGAACCG GTGAAAAACACAATATCACGGATTAGCAAATCAGATCCAGATTCTGATG TAAGTGCAGTGGATGATGAAAACATCTGTACTAGTTCTCACCCTATGACTCCTACTACAGCAGCTGCTCCCGGTGAAG GATGGATAACTCCAATTTTTGATGTCCAACTATCACCGAAGAAAGCTCTCCGTGCGGCAATGCTAAAAAGCCGTTTTGCAGACACTATCTTGAAAGCACAACAGAAGACACTTCTTGACCAT GGTAATAAAGCTGATCGAGTGAAAATGCAACAGAAAAAGGAAAGACTAGAAAAGAAACAGCTTGAAG AGAAAGGTAGACTTGAAGCTCAAGTCAGAGCTGCTGAAGCTGCCTCACGAATGAAGGCAGAGACTGAATCCAAACTGCAGCGGGAAAAAGAAAGGGAAGCTGCACGAGTTGCATTGCAGAAG ATGGCAAGGACTGTTGAGTTCGAGAATAATGTGCAGATTGTAAAAGAGCTTGAGAAGCTCAGTGGTTGTGTCCTCACTTACCAGTATTATCGTCAGAGAGACTCCAAAGTGCAATTGAGGGCTTTCAACTTTGGAAATCCGTTAGAGCGATTGGGTTTGTATATAAAGGATGACTTCTTCGttgatgaagatgaaaagataattttgaaTGAAGATGGGGAGGAGGGAGAGATTCTTTATTAG
- the LOC100264084 gene encoding transcription factor GTE9 isoform X9, whose product MDAIGKILPNRKLKIKFAAKKVEAEPVTLSCTKKRGTPGITDVPKAKRQKMDRSTTLQCTSILKKLMTHPAGWVFNQPVDPVALNIPDYFSIISKPMDLGTIKSKLEKNMYLATEEFAADVRLTFANAMLYNPPSNNVHQMAKKLNDLFNTRWKTVDTNWSESSKVDPGKILSGGRGKTINSSRQKCSTTPSLHANSMSFEDKQKLRKELMEVSRGKMPPYLGGFLRRHGMTCQNIETMEVNIDKFDEETLLELRRVMKISCDARTEKVECTKTAENCRTKSSGKDLDKGTDRNNAHACGSGNTKLPLSLQNDSNNGSSSDLSTERSFVKDYRACSSDASEPNCQVKNTISRISKSDPDSDVSAVDDENICTSSHPMTPTTAAAPGEGWITPIFDVQLSPKKALRAAMLKSRFADTILKAQQKTLLDHGNKADRVKMQQKKERLEKKQLEEKGRLEAQVRAAEAASRMKAETESKLQREKEREAARVALQKMARTVEFENNVQIVKELEKLSGCVLTYQYYRQRDSKVQLRAFNFGNPLERLGLYIKDDFFVDEDEKIILNEDGEEGEILY is encoded by the exons ATGGATGCTATTGGAAAGATATTACCGAATCGGAAGTTGAAGATCAAATTTGCAGCTAAAAAAGTTGAAGCTGAACCTGTGACACTATCAT GCACAAAGAAGCGTGGCACACCGGGCATTACAGATGTTCCAAAGGCGAAGAGGCAGAAGATGGATCGTAGTACGACACTGCAGTGTACTTCCATTCTGAAAAAACTGATGACTCATCCAGCTGGTTGGGTTTTCAATCAACCAGTGGATCCCGTGGCATTGAATATCCCAGACTACTTTTCTATTATATCTAAACCAATGGATTTGGGAACAATAAAGTCCAAACTGGAGAAAAATATGTACCTTGCTACTGAAGAATTTGCAGCTGATGTCAGGCTAACTTTTGCCAATGCCATGCTATATAATCCTCCTTCTAATAATGTTCATCAGATGGCAAAGAAACTAAATGACCTTTTTAATACAAGATGGAAAACTGTGGACACAAACTGGTCTGAAAGCTCAAAGGTTGATCCAGGGAAAATATTAAGTGGAGGTAGAGGAAAAACAATCAATAGTTCAAGGCAGAAATGTAGCACAACACCTTCCTTGCATGCCAATTCAATGTCATTTGAGGACAAGCAAAAGCTGAGAAAAGAGCTCATGGAAGTGTCAAGGGGAAAGATGCCACCCTACTTGGGTGGTTTTCTTCGAAGACATGGCATGACCTGCCAAAATATAGAAACAATGGAGGTGAACATTGATAAATTTGATGAAGAAACTTTATTGGAGCTGAGAAGAGTGATGAAGATCTCATGCGATGCAAGAACTGAAAAG GTAGAGTGCACTAAAACAGCAGAAAATTGCAGAACCAAATCATCTGGGAAAGACCTAGACAAAG GCACTGATAGAAACAATGCTCATGCTTGTGGTTCTGGGAATACCAAGTTGCCATTGAGCCTTCAGAATGATTCAAACAATGGATCCTCAAGTG ATCTATCTACAGAGAGATCATTCGTTAAAGATTATCGTGCATGTTCAAGTGATGCTTCTGAACCG aaTTGTCAGGTGAAAAACACAATATCACGGATTAGCAAATCAGATCCAGATTCTGATG TAAGTGCAGTGGATGATGAAAACATCTGTACTAGTTCTCACCCTATGACTCCTACTACAGCAGCTGCTCCCGGTGAAG GATGGATAACTCCAATTTTTGATGTCCAACTATCACCGAAGAAAGCTCTCCGTGCGGCAATGCTAAAAAGCCGTTTTGCAGACACTATCTTGAAAGCACAACAGAAGACACTTCTTGACCAT GGTAATAAAGCTGATCGAGTGAAAATGCAACAGAAAAAGGAAAGACTAGAAAAGAAACAGCTTGAAG AGAAAGGTAGACTTGAAGCTCAAGTCAGAGCTGCTGAAGCTGCCTCACGAATGAAGGCAGAGACTGAATCCAAACTGCAGCGGGAAAAAGAAAGGGAAGCTGCACGAGTTGCATTGCAGAAG ATGGCAAGGACTGTTGAGTTCGAGAATAATGTGCAGATTGTAAAAGAGCTTGAGAAGCTCAGTGGTTGTGTCCTCACTTACCAGTATTATCGTCAGAGAGACTCCAAAGTGCAATTGAGGGCTTTCAACTTTGGAAATCCGTTAGAGCGATTGGGTTTGTATATAAAGGATGACTTCTTCGttgatgaagatgaaaagataattttgaaTGAAGATGGGGAGGAGGGAGAGATTCTTTATTAG
- the LOC100264084 gene encoding transcription factor GTE9 isoform X11, with the protein MDAIGKILPNRKLKIKFAAKKVEAEPVTLSCTKKRGTPGITDVPKAKRQKMDRSTTLQCTSILKKLMTHPAGWVFNQPVDPVALNIPDYFSIISKPMDLGTIKSKLEKNMYLATEEFAADVRLTFANAMLYNPPSNNVHQMAKKLNDLFNTRWKTVDTNWSESSKVDPGKILSGGRGKTINSSRQKCSTTPSLHANSMSFEDKQKLRKELMEVSRGKMPPYLGGFLRRHGMTCQNIETMEVNIDKFDEETLLELRRVMKISCDARTEKVECTKTAENCRTKSSGKDLDKGTDRNNAHACGSGNTKLPLSLQNDSNNGSSSDLSTERSFVKDYRACSSDASEPVKNTISRISKSDPDSDVSAVDDENICTSSHPMTPTTAAAPGEGWITPIFDVQLSPKKALRAAMLKSRFADTILKAQQKTLLDHGNKADRVKMQQKKERLEKKQLEEKGRLEAQVRAAEAASRMKAETESKLQREKEREAARVALQKMARTVEFENNVQIVKELEKLSGCVLTYQYYRQRDSKVQLRAFNFGNPLERLGLYIKDDFFVDEDEKIILNEDGEEGEILY; encoded by the exons ATGGATGCTATTGGAAAGATATTACCGAATCGGAAGTTGAAGATCAAATTTGCAGCTAAAAAAGTTGAAGCTGAACCTGTGACACTATCAT GCACAAAGAAGCGTGGCACACCGGGCATTACAGATGTTCCAAAGGCGAAGAGGCAGAAGATGGATCGTAGTACGACACTGCAGTGTACTTCCATTCTGAAAAAACTGATGACTCATCCAGCTGGTTGGGTTTTCAATCAACCAGTGGATCCCGTGGCATTGAATATCCCAGACTACTTTTCTATTATATCTAAACCAATGGATTTGGGAACAATAAAGTCCAAACTGGAGAAAAATATGTACCTTGCTACTGAAGAATTTGCAGCTGATGTCAGGCTAACTTTTGCCAATGCCATGCTATATAATCCTCCTTCTAATAATGTTCATCAGATGGCAAAGAAACTAAATGACCTTTTTAATACAAGATGGAAAACTGTGGACACAAACTGGTCTGAAAGCTCAAAGGTTGATCCAGGGAAAATATTAAGTGGAGGTAGAGGAAAAACAATCAATAGTTCAAGGCAGAAATGTAGCACAACACCTTCCTTGCATGCCAATTCAATGTCATTTGAGGACAAGCAAAAGCTGAGAAAAGAGCTCATGGAAGTGTCAAGGGGAAAGATGCCACCCTACTTGGGTGGTTTTCTTCGAAGACATGGCATGACCTGCCAAAATATAGAAACAATGGAGGTGAACATTGATAAATTTGATGAAGAAACTTTATTGGAGCTGAGAAGAGTGATGAAGATCTCATGCGATGCAAGAACTGAAAAG GTAGAGTGCACTAAAACAGCAGAAAATTGCAGAACCAAATCATCTGGGAAAGACCTAGACAAAG GCACTGATAGAAACAATGCTCATGCTTGTGGTTCTGGGAATACCAAGTTGCCATTGAGCCTTCAGAATGATTCAAACAATGGATCCTCAAGTG ATCTATCTACAGAGAGATCATTCGTTAAAGATTATCGTGCATGTTCAAGTGATGCTTCTGAACCG GTGAAAAACACAATATCACGGATTAGCAAATCAGATCCAGATTCTGATG TAAGTGCAGTGGATGATGAAAACATCTGTACTAGTTCTCACCCTATGACTCCTACTACAGCAGCTGCTCCCGGTGAAG GATGGATAACTCCAATTTTTGATGTCCAACTATCACCGAAGAAAGCTCTCCGTGCGGCAATGCTAAAAAGCCGTTTTGCAGACACTATCTTGAAAGCACAACAGAAGACACTTCTTGACCAT GGTAATAAAGCTGATCGAGTGAAAATGCAACAGAAAAAGGAAAGACTAGAAAAGAAACAGCTTGAAG AGAAAGGTAGACTTGAAGCTCAAGTCAGAGCTGCTGAAGCTGCCTCACGAATGAAGGCAGAGACTGAATCCAAACTGCAGCGGGAAAAAGAAAGGGAAGCTGCACGAGTTGCATTGCAGAAG ATGGCAAGGACTGTTGAGTTCGAGAATAATGTGCAGATTGTAAAAGAGCTTGAGAAGCTCAGTGGTTGTGTCCTCACTTACCAGTATTATCGTCAGAGAGACTCCAAAGTGCAATTGAGGGCTTTCAACTTTGGAAATCCGTTAGAGCGATTGGGTTTGTATATAAAGGATGACTTCTTCGttgatgaagatgaaaagataattttgaaTGAAGATGGGGAGGAGGGAGAGATTCTTTATTAG
- the LOC100264084 gene encoding transcription factor GTE9 isoform X10: protein MDAIGKILPNRKLKIKFAAKKVEAEPVTLSCTKKRGTPGITDVPKAKRQKMDRSTTLQCTSILKKLMTHPAGWVFNQPVDPVALNIPDYFSIISKPMDLGTIKSKLEKNMYLATEEFAADVRLTFANAMLYNPPSNNVHQMAKKLNDLFNTRWKTVDTNWSESSKVDPGKILSGGRGKTINSSRQKCSTTPSLHANSMSFEDKQKLRKELMEVSRGKMPPYLGGFLRRHGMTCQNIETMEVNIDKFDEETLLELRRVMKISCDARTEKVECTKTAENCRTKSSGKDLDKGTDRNNAHACGSGNTKLPLSLQNDSNNGSSSDLSTERSFVKDYRACSSDASEPVKNTISRISKSDPDSDGAVSAVDDENICTSSHPMTPTTAAAPGEGWITPIFDVQLSPKKALRAAMLKSRFADTILKAQQKTLLDHGNKADRVKMQQKKERLEKKQLEEKGRLEAQVRAAEAASRMKAETESKLQREKEREAARVALQKMARTVEFENNVQIVKELEKLSGCVLTYQYYRQRDSKVQLRAFNFGNPLERLGLYIKDDFFVDEDEKIILNEDGEEGEILY from the exons ATGGATGCTATTGGAAAGATATTACCGAATCGGAAGTTGAAGATCAAATTTGCAGCTAAAAAAGTTGAAGCTGAACCTGTGACACTATCAT GCACAAAGAAGCGTGGCACACCGGGCATTACAGATGTTCCAAAGGCGAAGAGGCAGAAGATGGATCGTAGTACGACACTGCAGTGTACTTCCATTCTGAAAAAACTGATGACTCATCCAGCTGGTTGGGTTTTCAATCAACCAGTGGATCCCGTGGCATTGAATATCCCAGACTACTTTTCTATTATATCTAAACCAATGGATTTGGGAACAATAAAGTCCAAACTGGAGAAAAATATGTACCTTGCTACTGAAGAATTTGCAGCTGATGTCAGGCTAACTTTTGCCAATGCCATGCTATATAATCCTCCTTCTAATAATGTTCATCAGATGGCAAAGAAACTAAATGACCTTTTTAATACAAGATGGAAAACTGTGGACACAAACTGGTCTGAAAGCTCAAAGGTTGATCCAGGGAAAATATTAAGTGGAGGTAGAGGAAAAACAATCAATAGTTCAAGGCAGAAATGTAGCACAACACCTTCCTTGCATGCCAATTCAATGTCATTTGAGGACAAGCAAAAGCTGAGAAAAGAGCTCATGGAAGTGTCAAGGGGAAAGATGCCACCCTACTTGGGTGGTTTTCTTCGAAGACATGGCATGACCTGCCAAAATATAGAAACAATGGAGGTGAACATTGATAAATTTGATGAAGAAACTTTATTGGAGCTGAGAAGAGTGATGAAGATCTCATGCGATGCAAGAACTGAAAAG GTAGAGTGCACTAAAACAGCAGAAAATTGCAGAACCAAATCATCTGGGAAAGACCTAGACAAAG GCACTGATAGAAACAATGCTCATGCTTGTGGTTCTGGGAATACCAAGTTGCCATTGAGCCTTCAGAATGATTCAAACAATGGATCCTCAAGTG ATCTATCTACAGAGAGATCATTCGTTAAAGATTATCGTGCATGTTCAAGTGATGCTTCTGAACCG GTGAAAAACACAATATCACGGATTAGCAAATCAGATCCAGATTCTGATG GTGCAGTAAGTGCAGTGGATGATGAAAACATCTGTACTAGTTCTCACCCTATGACTCCTACTACAGCAGCTGCTCCCGGTGAAG GATGGATAACTCCAATTTTTGATGTCCAACTATCACCGAAGAAAGCTCTCCGTGCGGCAATGCTAAAAAGCCGTTTTGCAGACACTATCTTGAAAGCACAACAGAAGACACTTCTTGACCAT GGTAATAAAGCTGATCGAGTGAAAATGCAACAGAAAAAGGAAAGACTAGAAAAGAAACAGCTTGAAG AGAAAGGTAGACTTGAAGCTCAAGTCAGAGCTGCTGAAGCTGCCTCACGAATGAAGGCAGAGACTGAATCCAAACTGCAGCGGGAAAAAGAAAGGGAAGCTGCACGAGTTGCATTGCAGAAG ATGGCAAGGACTGTTGAGTTCGAGAATAATGTGCAGATTGTAAAAGAGCTTGAGAAGCTCAGTGGTTGTGTCCTCACTTACCAGTATTATCGTCAGAGAGACTCCAAAGTGCAATTGAGGGCTTTCAACTTTGGAAATCCGTTAGAGCGATTGGGTTTGTATATAAAGGATGACTTCTTCGttgatgaagatgaaaagataattttgaaTGAAGATGGGGAGGAGGGAGAGATTCTTTATTAG